The Metallosphaera hakonensis JCM 8857 = DSM 7519 genome includes the window ACCTACCATTGAGGCGAATATGGTTAATTTATTCATATGTTAAGTTTTCGAACAATATATAATAAACTTTCGGATAAATCTGACAAGTAACCATACTGAGTCCAGATATATCAAAGCTCAATACTGAACAATAAAAATTATTCCAGTAAATGTTTTCAACTCGTCTTGAAAAGCGCGGTTTCTCCTCACTATCATTAATTTTGCCACACCACCAAGGGGACCTCCATCTCCTCCTTACTCATCCCACCGTGGGATCCCACGTACTTCATTTCCTCCTCGTCCTCCCAGTATGAGTAGAGCCTGTTATCCATTGGAATCCCGGCGTAGTCTGGGACGTTATCCCCTCCAGTTATCTCCCTAAGCTTATCCCTGTTTAAGGTAATCAGACCATACTTGGATAGATATTCGCTGGGGTTACGCCTAGATACGAACATGAGGTTTCTATGATCTCCAAAGGGAGGCAAATCAACGTGCTCGAGTATGTCCTTACTCAAGATTACGTTTCCATCGATTTGGACGTGACCGTGATCTGAGGTCATTACAACCGAGTACTCACGGGATATATCCTGAGCGAACATCTCCACCATCCTGGTAACCTCCCTCGCTGTGACCAAGGTATGCTCCGAGTTAGGTCCGAAGTGATGGCTAACGGAGTCAACGTAGGGTAAATAAACGAACATGAAACTGGGCCTCTTGTTCTTAGCTATCTCTAGGGCCTGAGTTAGTGCGTCCCAAGGCGAGTAATAGGGAACTACTCTCCCCAGGAGAGACTTGAAGAGCGTGGAAGAGGGACGAGAGCTTGGGGCCAACACAACTGCGTCGTTGGGTATATATGGCTCGACCTTAATGAGTTCCCTTACGTTCACTTCCTCGTTACCCAGGAGATTATCTATCTTTCCCTTCTCCCTATTGAGTACCCTCCATCCCATAATACCGTGAACCCCAGGCGGAGAGGCAGTAAGTAACGTAGTGAGAACTGTGATGGTGATTGTGGGGAAAACTGAATGGATCCTCTCTGCCTTGATTCCGACCTTTTCAGCAAGGGAGAAACCCAGTCCGTCAACGAGAACCAGGATGACCTTATCCCTCTCTATTTCAGTTAAACCTACTGGTGACTTCCCCTGAAGGCTGTTCCTTACCTCAAGGGATAGGGTATATAGACTCCTATTTAAGTTGGGTTCCACGATCATAACCTATGAAGTAGCCTAAATTTATTAAGAATTATCTACATAGATATTGAGAACTAATTAGACTATATAGAAGATAGGCATATTGCAAGTAAATTGTCACGGAGACCAGGATCCCTCTGTGAGCAACTCGTAGTATTATCACGATTGAGGGTTGAGCCCCTCATTTGAACGTATTAGAGGGTTTGAAAGTTTCCTTAATCCACACTATTACCATCCATCCCAGATATCCTCAGTCCAAGACAAGTGAAAAATTTTAGACGCCTCGGTCCTTGCCTTTAACGAAGTGAAGGTTGCCTTTTCCTCACGTTCCCATCATCGTAGGGAGAAGGTTCTCCTCCTTGAATCGGCTTACCGTCAACGTCCTTGAAACCCGTTTCTAAATAGATTTGGTGAACTCTATAGCCAAAAAAGATCTAAATAATATATGTAGAGAATTCTTTTTTACAGTTTTCCCGAGGAGTCTTTATGAATAATCCTCTAAAAGATTACGAGGAGAAAAAGCTAAACCTTTTTCACCTGAAGACTACCCTCCTGGCGGGAGCAGGGCAGATAGTTGACGGATACGATCTTACCGCTGCCGCCCTGATTCTCTCGATCGTGGAGGCGTCCTTCAAAGGATACGACCTGGTTCAGCTCTCCCTGATCTTCTTTCTAAGCATAGTATTGGGGAACATAGTAGGCGGAACCCTGTTCGGGTATCTCGCCAGGCATGGTAGGAAAAAGTTTTACGGAATAGATGCGTCCTTGATGGTCTTCGGGGCACTCCTTCAAGCATTCGTTACCGATCCATACCAGTTAGCCGTGTTGAGATTCCTTCTAGGAGTTGGTATAGGAGCAGACTACGTTCTCTCCCCTCTCATTAACGCAGAGTATGCGAATAGAAAGGACAGGGGTAAGTTGTTGGCCATATCGGGAGGATTCATGTGGAACGTTGGAGCCCTTCTATCTGTTCTAGTTACCATATCCCTCTCAAACGTCTTGGCGAGCGACGTTCTGTGGAGAGTTGTTCTGGCATCTGGGGCCATACCGGCCATTGCCGTGATTTACGGAAGGAGGAAGTTCCCCGAGACCCCTCAGTACTTGGCATTCGTGAAGGGTCAGAAGGAGGAGCTAAAGGAGAAATACGACCTCAAGGTCGGGGACTTGCCCAGCCTTAAGAAAGTAGCGTGGGGAGCTATCCTCCCAACTCTCCTCCTCGCCTCAGTGACTTGGTACCTATTCGACGTTTCAGCGTATTCTGGAGTGTTCTTCGGACCCAGCGTGATCGCCAAGGACATAGGGATGAACGGGTTAACCTTTGAACTCGTGATCCTGGGAGCTTTCGCAGTTCCCTGGAACATGGTTAGCGCTCTCTTGAACGATAAGCTAGGCAGGAGAACTCTTCAGGCTGTGGGATTCGCGGGAATGGGGTTGTTCACCCTCATATTCGCCTTACTCTTCGGAAAGACTGGCGCAATTGTGTCCCTACTCTTATATGGACTCAACACGGTCTTCTCTCAACTAGGGCCTGGCACGGTCGTGGGATTCTGGGGAGTCGAGCTCTTCCCTTCGGAGGTAAGGGGTTTGACTCAAGGGATAACGGTCATGGCGGGAAGATTAGGGGTAATGACGACGACTTTCCTGTTCCCGTACATAATTTCGACTCAGGGTATAGTGACCACAATGATCTTGTTAGCAGCTTTAGCCTTCGTAGCGTCTCTCGTAACGACCCGACTACCAGAGCCCAATCAAGTAAGCTTAGCCGAGAAGGAGTTGGAGATGAGGGGAACCCCCGACGTGTTAGAGGAAAAGTGAGGATGGTCAGCAACTAAGGATCTTCGTAACAAGGGAGAGTTCAAGGTTCATAAGCCAGATAAAAGACCTGAAGACTTTTTCCCCCTCTTTCATCTCAATTATCTCATTCTATAATGATGTGAAATTATCTCTTGCGCTGAAGGCATCAATGATGCTCACTGACGATTAGCTTGCCTTAACTCTTACAGCCCTCCTCATGAGAGAGGTGACTTGCTCAAGTTGTGTTGGATGGGGTTGACTCAACCTCGCCAAATCGTAACTTGTTAGTCTCTCTCCAACTGCCAGGGCAAGCTCGCCTATGAGCATATCAGCGTCCTCCCCCACAACCTGAGCTCCAAGTATCCTTTGGCTCCCCCTCTCCAGTACCACTTCCATCCAGCCCTCAGCGAAACCGTCTATCTGGGCCCTAGAATCTAGGGAAAGGTCATATCTCCTGGACTCTACGTCAAATCCCCTGGCCACGGCTTGTTCCTTCCACATCCCGACCCACGCCACTTGAGGAAGGGAGTAGACCGCGAAGGGAACAGCATTGTAGTCCATCTCCACCACCTCCCTGTTACCCTCCAAGATGTTTTGGGCTGTTACCCATCCCTCCAGGACCGCCACGTGGAACAGCATGAATTTGCCGTTAACGTCTCCCGGAGCGTAAACATTTTCCACGGCTGTCTTCATTCCCGGAGTGGTCTCTATCTCTCCCCTCTTTCCTAGCGGTATTCCGATCGTAGAAGATGTGTTGGGTTTCCTTCCAATTGCTACCAAGACCTCATCAAAAGGTCCGTATTTCCCCTTCTCTGTGACCACTGCCTTACCTTCTGTTCCAACCTCGATCCCGGAACTCCTCTCCTTGACTATTTTAACATTCTGAGCAGTAAGTTCCTTCTCCAGTAGGTTTTGCACTTCCTGGGACACCTCCTTTAGAAGGTGGGTCGCGAAGAGCGTAACCTCAGAACCTAACCTGGAGAAGATCGAGGCCATCTCGACCCCTATGTAACCTCCCCCAACTATGGCAAATTTCCTTGGAACTTCTCTAATCCTCGTGTCGGGCATGAGTAACTCGTGGGTCGTGATTCCTCCCTCATAGCCCTTGGGCCTCACGGGGTCAGCTCCAGTTGCGATCACTACGTACTTGGAGCTGAACACCTTTTCCCCGACTTTCACGTGATTTGGGTCCGTCATCACCCCCTGCTCTGGAATAAACGTGAGGTTCTCATGTTCCTTGATCTCTTGATCATGTTGGGCGAATCTCCTTCTCTGAACTTGATCCTTCCATTCCACAAGTTTTGGGAAAGAGATCTCACCCTTAAGGAAAGGGACTCTTCTGTGCAACTCCACGGAGTGGGCTCCATACCAGTAGGTCTTAGAGGGAACGCAACCCTCATATAGGCAGTTTCCTCCCAAGACCCCCTTGGGTTCTAACATCAGAACCTTCATCCCTCCCTTGGAGAGCTCGAAGGCAGTGGTATACCCTGCCCCTCCTCCACCTAACACAATGACATCATAGTCAAACATGGACGTTAAATAAACTGAAACGTATAAAATCTTTTGTTTCCCCACTTCCTGATAAGTTCTCTAGGGATCGGGGGTGTTCTAGATGTTTATAGGGAATGCGAGCGCTTCGCTGATATCTTGTTTCAAAAACTCTTCATCTTGTTATTTCTCACTGCGTCAACTCATTGGGATATTGGGACCTTCTTCACAAACGTTCCCCTTCTCAAGTCCAGGAGAGCCTGGGTCAACTCTTCCTCAGTGTTCATTACTATGGGGCCATACCACGCTATGGGCTCGTTTATTGGTCTCCCTGAGAGGACTATAACGTGTGTTCCCTCTCCCGTGGATATCCTCACCTCGTCCCCGTCCTCGTAGATGGCCAGGCTTCCTTCCCTGAGAGTGACGTTATCCATTTTCGCGCTCCCCTCCAGAACGAAAGCTAGAACTGTGTATCCTCTCTTCGTCTTGGCCCTGAACTCCTTCTCTGGTTCCAACTTAACTTCATAATAGGTTGGATCCACCGGACTGGTAACCTTCACTGGACCCTCGACCCCATCATATTCCCCAGTGATGATCTTCACCCTTCCACCGTCAATCTTCACTTCGGGTATGTCCCCCCTTCTAGCGTCCCTATATACTGGGTCGGTCATTTTCATACTCCTGGGGAGGTTTATCCAGAGCTGTAACCCCTTGTTCATGGTATTTAACACGGTCGCGTGGAGTACGTCCTCCTCGCCCAGAGGCTTGGGCATTTCCTGATGAAATATACCGCTCCCGCTTGTCATCCATTGGGCATCACCTGGGTATAGTACTCCCTTTCCTCCCGTGCTGTCCTCATGCTCCACCTTCCCTTGTATTAGGTAGGTCAAGGTCTCTATTCCCCTGTGCGGATGCCAAGGAAATCCGGCGATGTAGTCCTCTACGTTATCTGATCCGAAGAAGTCAAGAAGGAGAAAGGGATCCGTCAAGGAGTACGTGTGAGGTCCCCCAAATACCCTATAGAGCTTCACTCCAGCCCCGTCTCTCGTCTCCTTTCCCTCTAATATATAGGAAACTTTTCTCAACATAGATTTACTTAGATAAGTAAAGATAATAAGCTTGTTTCAACTTGATCAAGTCTATTTTAGTGAGGGAGTTAAGTGAAACACATGGAAGTGTTTGTGGGTACTTCGGGGTGGACCTACCAGTGGAACCCTAAAAGGAGCTTGAGGTGGTACGTGGAGAACTCAGGTTTCAATGCCGTGGAACTCAACGCCAGTTTCTATCGCTTTCCCACGGAAAAGCAGGTTCAGAATTGGAGCAAGGTCAAGTTGAGATGGGCGGTGAAGGTTCACAGGATGATTACCCATGTGAAGAGATTGACTGACCTAGGGGTGTGGGAGAGGTTCAGGGAACTCTTTGAACCCTTGAACCCCGACTTCTTCCTCTTTCAAATGCCGCCGTCGTTCAAGTTCAGTGAGGATAACCTGAGAAGAGTTAAGGAGTTTGCCTCAAACGTGGGAGAGAGGATGGCCATAGAGTTCAGAGATCCCCAATGGTACACCGAAGACCTGGGTTTGGATGTGACCGTGGTCTCCATAGATTCCCCTATCGGGGTATACATGGTGAACACCTCTGGGACGGTTTACATGAGGTTCCACGGAAGAAATCAATGGTATTTCTATAGGTATGAATCCAAGGAATTACAGGAGGTCGCGGAGAGGATATTGAACTTGTCCCCTAAACCTGAAAGGGTATACATGTTCTTCAATAACGACTTGTGGATGTTGGACAACGGGAGGGAGATGATGTCTCTCCTGACCAAAGCTTGACTTCTGAGATGGTATTGAGACGGCACGAAAGCGATGAGATTCCTTGTGTCGATGTCATGAATCGATGTTCGTTGAGCATCATGTCAACTAGCCCCCAAGGATTCCGATAGCAATGGTTTCGTTGATGTCACCCTGAATATCCTTGTCCCTATCCTGAGCTTGTCAAGAATACCTAAGAACATGGCTAGGACTTTCATATCTTAGTGTATAAGAGATCGTTTTCAGGTTACCATCATGGCTCGTGGCCCGTTATCTTTGTAGTCCATTAATTCATGTTAATGG containing:
- a CDS encoding alkaline phosphatase family protein, which codes for MIVEPNLNRSLYTLSLEVRNSLQGKSPVGLTEIERDKVILVLVDGLGFSLAEKVGIKAERIHSVFPTITITVLTTLLTASPPGVHGIMGWRVLNREKGKIDNLLGNEEVNVRELIKVEPYIPNDAVVLAPSSRPSSTLFKSLLGRVVPYYSPWDALTQALEIAKNKRPSFMFVYLPYVDSVSHHFGPNSEHTLVTAREVTRMVEMFAQDISREYSVVMTSDHGHVQIDGNVILSKDILEHVDLPPFGDHRNLMFVSRRNPSEYLSKYGLITLNRDKLREITGGDNVPDYAGIPMDNRLYSYWEDEEEMKYVGSHGGMSKEEMEVPLVVWQN
- a CDS encoding MFS transporter, coding for MNNPLKDYEEKKLNLFHLKTTLLAGAGQIVDGYDLTAAALILSIVEASFKGYDLVQLSLIFFLSIVLGNIVGGTLFGYLARHGRKKFYGIDASLMVFGALLQAFVTDPYQLAVLRFLLGVGIGADYVLSPLINAEYANRKDRGKLLAISGGFMWNVGALLSVLVTISLSNVLASDVLWRVVLASGAIPAIAVIYGRRKFPETPQYLAFVKGQKEELKEKYDLKVGDLPSLKKVAWGAILPTLLLASVTWYLFDVSAYSGVFFGPSVIAKDIGMNGLTFELVILGAFAVPWNMVSALLNDKLGRRTLQAVGFAGMGLFTLIFALLFGKTGAIVSLLLYGLNTVFSQLGPGTVVGFWGVELFPSEVRGLTQGITVMAGRLGVMTTTFLFPYIISTQGIVTTMILLAALAFVASLVTTRLPEPNQVSLAEKELEMRGTPDVLEEK
- a CDS encoding dihydrolipoyl dehydrogenase — translated: MFDYDVIVLGGGGAGYTTAFELSKGGMKVLMLEPKGVLGGNCLYEGCVPSKTYWYGAHSVELHRRVPFLKGEISFPKLVEWKDQVQRRRFAQHDQEIKEHENLTFIPEQGVMTDPNHVKVGEKVFSSKYVVIATGADPVRPKGYEGGITTHELLMPDTRIREVPRKFAIVGGGYIGVEMASIFSRLGSEVTLFATHLLKEVSQEVQNLLEKELTAQNVKIVKERSSGIEVGTEGKAVVTEKGKYGPFDEVLVAIGRKPNTSSTIGIPLGKRGEIETTPGMKTAVENVYAPGDVNGKFMLFHVAVLEGWVTAQNILEGNREVVEMDYNAVPFAVYSLPQVAWVGMWKEQAVARGFDVESRRYDLSLDSRAQIDGFAEGWMEVVLERGSQRILGAQVVGEDADMLIGELALAVGERLTSYDLARLSQPHPTQLEQVTSLMRRAVRVKAS
- a CDS encoding pirin family protein — encoded protein: MLRKVSYILEGKETRDGAGVKLYRVFGGPHTYSLTDPFLLLDFFGSDNVEDYIAGFPWHPHRGIETLTYLIQGKVEHEDSTGGKGVLYPGDAQWMTSGSGIFHQEMPKPLGEEDVLHATVLNTMNKGLQLWINLPRSMKMTDPVYRDARRGDIPEVKIDGGRVKIITGEYDGVEGPVKVTSPVDPTYYEVKLEPEKEFRAKTKRGYTVLAFVLEGSAKMDNVTLREGSLAIYEDGDEVRISTGEGTHVIVLSGRPINEPIAWYGPIVMNTEEELTQALLDLRRGTFVKKVPISQ